Genomic segment of Zingiber officinale cultivar Zhangliang chromosome 11B, Zo_v1.1, whole genome shotgun sequence:
tccttgtaaaacatcaaggtacaacttttctgttcacgtcaaacattgtcaaacataactcgtcaaacatcaaaacacaactcgagtcaagtcaactcgagtctggtcaaccaggtcaaccttgacctaaggttgcaccaacacaatctTCCTTTCTAATAATAATTTCCCCTTTCACTTAACATCTCACACTACAACCATCAAATATatcaattaaatatctaaattCAACTCAAACTTGGTCATTCTTGATGAGAGATCAATTACACTAATAAAATGTTTGTTTGGGCAAGTAGTTTGAGCCACTAAATTTGTTTTAGTGGGTAGGTTGGGCCTAGCAAACTATGGTGATTTGAGCATCTCAATTTGATTGGACTAGCAAAATTGTTTTGGTAGGTTGGTTGGGCTCGAGGAACTAGGGCAAATTATGCAGCTTAGTTAGCCTTGGTGAGATGAGAAAAATCGATCGAGCCAGACGATCTATGTGAGTCAAGTGGCTAGGGCAAGATGATCAATCTAGGTGTGGCAATCGAACTTGTTAGTTAATCAGTTTGTCAAGACTGTCGAGTCATGGTAGCTTGCTACTTTGGTCAAGTTAAGAAGACATGTCAGTCTAATCGAGTTGGTTAGTTTAGATGAGCAATTCAAGCTAAGTTAGCTAGCTAGTTTGATTGTGTTGATTAGGTTAATCAATTTGTCAAAGCATATTATTGgacccccgtggttgttttgatgtgatcaaccgagttaggttaggtcctgtttagttttgatccctgtgtttaagtgtgcaggagcttaggagcacagaaaatcaagcggaagacgcagctggcgagaaagacagcacgggaagggagtcgatagGCTCGATGCGTCCAAGGGAtgaaagagctacggaagagtacattggtggacgaaaagaacgtacgcgacgtttgatggacgagaagccggagcggaagccttctcgaggagaaggccagaaattgggttcgaataaaccctatttcggttggccacaatcacccaagcgatcagagcttcggaagaagaaaaggagtcaaaaggaaCTGGAAAagcaagctggaggcaccctcaacgcaGTGTTGAAAGTGCCTCCACCTCTTCAGgcgggagggcgccctccatgccttgagggcaccctccatagcATTTGAGGCGCCCTCGAggccattgagggcgccctcaaagcAGTCAACATGACCGTTTCATATTTGGATAAAGATTTATCCAAATGCTTCggtggaggcgccctccatcccTTGGGAGGCGCCCTTAACGTTgtagatagagtttccaggagctataaaaaagtccttggagctaggaaataattaatcaactcttgtattcaattCCTAACAACGTttgagctttcttagtgtgtaaaaggcttcttcgccttcagagaaggagattgtttctgagcttttcaaccaccttggattaacaaccacttaggttgtaaccaagtcaatctctTGAGTCTTCTCTATTTTCtgtcattttattattttactgttgcatttttagagttgaaagaacgaggagggcatttttttatttttcaggcaattcacccctcccctcttaccaGCCCGCTGCGCCAACACATATGGTAATAATAGGTTTGGTGGGCCAAGTAGGATGTATAGTCCTTCCGAGAGGTTTGATATGGTTGAATAGGTTATGCCAATATAATGGAATGGGTGGGCAGGTTAAGTAAGGCATGTGAGCTTATTACTCTAGTCGACTTGGATTGGATGGGTAGGTTTGTCCACTCAAGTTAGTAGGTTGGTCGATTCAATTAAGTTGTGAGATAAGATCAATCGATAAGGTTTGTTCTCTAAGATCAAGTGGATAGATCAGACCAATTGAGATGGTAAGGCGATTAGGCTAGTTGGTTTAGACAGATCAATTAGACAAGTTGCGTTGGTTGTCTCGATCGAGGTGATTGCGATGGATAGGCTCATTACGTTAGTTAAGTCAAACGGTCAAGCCACACAATTAAGTTGAAGCAAATGAGATGGTTGGGTCAATCAATCTAATTAGTTTGGAATGACTAATCAGGTATGTTAGGGTGATTCGTTGTTAATCCTTTATGATTTTTGACGTTTGATAGAGCATAATAAATTGAGCTATTTGTGTTTAACAAGTTAGTTAACTTTTGTGCAAGTTGATTTGGTTCAAGCAAGAATGCTTGACTCATCGGATTGAGTTGAATCTAGTGAGGTATTTAACCTAAATGCAACAAGCTTGACTCATTGTATCTATGATAgcttgactcatttttgaaagaGTTTGAAATGTTTAGGTGGTAAATCTCAAACTTTAGATGCATTCCTAGTAAAAACACCTGAAATTTTTAGGAGTTCAAAAAATGTCAATGACTCGTTGTATCTATGATATCTTATCAATTCTAAATTCTATAAATTGTACTTTGAATTCATTTGATAGACATCTATTTCTAGGATTAATCACATGAAACTTGTACACCTAAATTAATAAACAAGAAATATCTTATAAAGAAAAAGTATTTAAAATGaatatgtatttttttataataCTATTCTACTAATTCACTACATCATTTTAGAATATATAACAATCATGAACactaaaaatacaaatgaatttgCTATCAGTAGCACATTTGGCCAAGTGAATGTGTAACTAAATTTTCACGTCTTACAATAACCTAACATACAACAACAAATACCAATGTGCCTTTTGAAATTATATATAAAGAAATCTAACACATATGTTTAAGTGTCAATACAAAAAATTATTCCATAATATTTTTAAACTCAATCAACATAGGCTGCCGTTTAGTCTAATACAATACCGAAACTTTATCAAACTTGAATTCATTCGAGAATTATGGATTCCACCTACACATCATATGAACATTAATCCCACTTGGTGATCAGAACACCACAATCAATTTCACTAGTTCTTCAATTCAAACAAACTACCCAGAACTCAGGGGCAGACCTTTACAACTTCTTAGATTAAGAAAATAGAACAGCAACACACAAAAGGAAGACAGCAGAAATGAGGCGGCTCTGGTTCATGTGGCCAGGAGATGAATTTGAATCATTCTGTGCCTGTGGGGCAGTGGCATTGCACGCAAGGCCCAGCTTTCCTTCTCGGCATTCGCTCGAGAACAATCCTGGCGGGTACTTACCATAGAGGTTGATGTAACTGAACATGGTCGATGCACAGTCATTCGTCATATCATTTATGTCAGCAGCATAAGGGCAAGCAAAATCCTTGAGAGCTCCGCAGCATTGATCAGCCGGGTACCTCGGGCCCTTGCACTGGTTAGTAATGATTGTGTAGTCCATGAATTCAAAGTTCACAGGACAACCTGCAGAGCTCCATAAGATGAGTTGATCTACAAGTTGATGATTAGGTCAATGGGGACTGCGAAGGAACAAAATAGACATGACTTCACTGTTTATTACAATGATTCCTGTTTTCTAGGATGAAACCCATACCATTTAACTTAGCTAATGTTTCTAATCTTCCAATGTTAGCAACGTGATCAAATGCAGATTTTGTTTTGTGGAAATTCCAACCTAGTGTATCTACTATATGATATTTGTCCGCTCTGGTCTATGGCCAAAAGATCGTCTCGGGAGATCCCAGTGAGTGgttatttgtttatgtatttcaTGCTATTAGAtgcaacaatggtatcagagctatgatTCTTGCTATTAGATGCATTTCATGCAATGGAGAGTGATATGAAACGGCAaatggaaaaatataataaatagaagAATTACTATCGTAAACCAAGGTCTCTCAGTTTTTTAACTATGCAAGTCTGTCTGCTCTGGTCTATGCATGAATTCCATGTTATTAAATATACAACTCTAAGACCAATGAGCAAAATAGGACCAAGATGGATGGTCAAGGTCTTTTGGCCATATGTTCACCAGGCACAAAGAGATATTTGTCCATTCACAGCCCAACTGTTGATGCTCAGTTTGTTTGAGGTACAAATCAATTTCTAATAATCATCAGAAATAATCAAAGATCTATAATGCATCCAGAACACATGCAATGGAGAGTGATATCCAAAAATCTTGGAACCTAAACCAAAGCCAAAGTTAACCAACTATAAAACCCTTATTATACTGCAATTCATCTTtagctgaattttttttttggcacAAACTAGTAAGGGCACACCTTCAAAAGAGTCATTTTGGAAGCAGCATAAATATCCTATTTACACTCAAACCTTGCCTATTAGACTGGCATAACAAGGAAAATGTAAGTTGAATTTGAAAGAAGGAaaatacaagatgctctttgtttATATGCAAACATCTGTTAGTAAATCTAGATCCTTACTTCCACAGTCACATATCAGAGTATATAAAATTTGTCAGGTAGTAATGACAAAAAGAACAATAACACCCAATTTTTGTTGGACGTTGAGGAGACGAAGGGGCACCTCTTCCCCTTCTTCCTCATTGAAGTAAATGTTACGGAGACGAAGGGGCGCCCCTTCCCCTTCATTTTCCTCAGTCTTCTTATATATGGGCGTCCAAGCCAAGGGTCCAAGGACAAGAGGGAACAGAAGCTTGAGGGTGTGCAAAGAGAACATCCTGTGGAAAGGGATTTGGCCCATGAAATTCAAAGAGCTTTTCGACCTTGTGCTGTGATCATTCTTCCGACATCAAGTGGAGATCAAGATCGTCTCGAGAGATCCCAGCGAGTTGTTATTTGCTTATATATTTCATGCTATTAGATGCAACAATAGTATCAGAGCCATTAGTTCTAAGTGCATGATTAAATCCCTGAAATTCCCTCTGCGATTTTTTTCCCCGCAatttcattataaaaaaaaaatcgtgaTCTGCCGCCACTGAACGCAATCGTGATCTCGATTAATGTTAGCACTGCGACCAACTTCACTGGTCAGCGAGCGTTGACAACCATGTTGAAAGGCTAGCGATCAATCGGCCACCGTATTCGtacgaagaaaaagaagaaaaacataATATATTGTCCGTGGTATCTAGAATCAAAACCAGTCAAATTCAATTCCCACATTTGTATGGAGCAATATACATAAtccataagcaaataagaaaaacatattttctttatttaaggATTGGTCGATCGGAAACTGGATCTTTTATACCttatcctcattagaactaatccaaTTTAGGATGTTCAGTTATTTTTATTTGAACTAAGCTCATTTAATTAAACCATccaaattaattcaataataaactgatATGGTTAGACCAACCAATGGTTTAAACCAGATCTAGGTATTATTAAATCAAACTGGTCTAGTTAAGTCAATCAATGATTTGCACCATATTGGAATTTGCTTGGACTAAACTAATCTGATATGATCTAGTCCAAATGAATTAGGCCGATTCAGATTGGACCATTAGATAGTcatacaaaatccaaaaataagtataattaattaaaaattttaaaaaatatatttttttttcagttaATTTTACTTAAGAAACCCActgtttcaaaagaaaaacttcTCATTTTTTTCGCCGTGAGaaactttcataatttttttttcttttgaattatAAAAATCCTACTTTTTCTCAAGTTACTGTATCATCAAAACACTGTTCATCTTTCCCGGTTGTTTTTTCTTCGCCCACTCCTTACGCCCCTGCTTCTTTTGCTTCATAAGGAATATGGTGGCCGGCCGATTGCCACCCTTTCAACATGATTGTCGGAGCTCACTGGCCATTGAAGTTGGTCGCAGTGCTAACGTTAATCGAGATCACAATTGCATTCAGCGGCGGCAGATCGTAATTTCTTTTATAACGAAATTGTGGATAaaaatcaaagaggaaatttCAGCGATTTAATCATTGTGGCAAATGATTAAATCGCTCACTTAGAACTAATGGCTCGATACCATTTTTGCATCTAATAGCATGAAATACATAAGCAAATAACAACTCACTGGGATCTCCCGAGATGATCTTGATCTCCGCTTGATGCCGGAATAATGATTACGACACAAGGTCGAAAAGCAATTTGAATTTCATTAGCCAAATCCCTTTCCACATGATGTTCTCCTTGCATACCCTCAAGCTTCTGTTCCCTCTTGTCCGGGATCCTTGGCTTGAGCGCCCATATATAAGAAtactgaggaagacgaaggggaggggtgccccttcgtctccttaacGTTTACTtcaatgaggaagaagaaggggaagaggcGCCCCTTCGTTTCCTCAACATCCAACATATTTCATGCTATTAGGTGCAACAATTTTCATAATACAATTTGATCATCCATCAGTATTTGGCTTAATTTAACGTCAATCGATCATACCCATGGAAGATGAACTAGTAAATCCAAGAAGATGACAGAAGTTCTTGCTAAAAAATCTATCACAAAGTGCATCTAAAGTGCAATTTAGTAAATAAAAGAAGTAACGGAGTACGTCAACAAACAAGGATCGACTTCTAAATCGAGCAAACGCACTCGATGCCCAGCAATAATCCTAAGATTCCCTCATTCCGAATTCCAAACAATATTACTATTCTTATagtagacaaaaaaaaaacaaaaaaaaaaaggtaacggAGTAAATCTTACTAGTCTTTGCCTG
This window contains:
- the LOC122034354 gene encoding GPI-anchored protein LLG1-like, coding for MGSNAKFLLLSAVFAAFARLAAASSFISDDVFVSHGSGMRSLLQAKTSCPVNFEFMDYTIITNQCKGPRYPADQCCGALKDFACPYAADINDMTNDCASTMFSYINLYGKYPPGLFSSECREGKLGLACNATAPQAQNDSNSSPGHMNQSRLISAVFLLCVAVLFS